Proteins found in one Agaribacterium sp. ZY112 genomic segment:
- a CDS encoding alkaline phosphatase family protein produces MKTVFIALICLPLSLSIFASDIDRPKLVLQLTVDQLRPDLIERYKDRFVDNGFNYLLNNGVSFSNAQHPHAVTETIVGHTSLATGATPSIHGMISNRWYDQENEQMVYSCSDPTVKLIGATGEGQSPANIRVDSFSDHLIQSLPGARAFAVSVKDRGAIPLAGKKGKAWWYSKSNGRFISSSYYYQNTPKWVKAWNKSNPTKAYDQRYWKLLNDKKSYVNAKHDDRHWENNPYALGRTFPHYYGKQSALGFYPRLSYSPAGDELTSKFSQALIDNEQLGQQKQTDYLAISFSSADYIGHQFGPNSLEAEDNILRLDRVLAELLNHIDKSIGLENTLIVLSSDHGVADNPNDPEAKKKQARFLNIDQKTLEAHLNPIKQQHKISGPLIKIFNSSQVYLRPDIYQSNIYKRLAFEKELALSLAEIDGIDSAYSYKAINMKQATGIERAIGLNDASGRSGDIHLVFEKHAFNQSPGYVVSANHGSVWDYDTHIPLIFVSPLLKPKTNTTRVESIDVAPTLAKLLKLPKLNKASGQALFELSH; encoded by the coding sequence ATGAAGACTGTCTTTATAGCGCTCATATGTCTACCTTTAAGCCTATCTATTTTTGCATCTGATATAGATAGGCCAAAGCTAGTACTACAGTTAACGGTCGACCAGCTTAGGCCCGATTTAATTGAGCGCTATAAAGATCGCTTTGTGGACAATGGTTTTAATTATTTACTAAATAACGGTGTATCGTTTAGCAATGCCCAGCACCCTCATGCCGTAACAGAAACCATTGTCGGCCATACCAGCCTAGCAACAGGTGCCACGCCTAGCATTCACGGCATGATAAGTAATCGCTGGTACGATCAAGAAAATGAGCAAATGGTCTACTCATGCTCAGATCCAACAGTAAAACTTATCGGCGCTACAGGAGAGGGACAAAGCCCAGCCAATATCCGGGTGGATAGCTTTTCCGACCATCTAATTCAATCCCTTCCTGGGGCGCGCGCTTTTGCCGTGTCCGTTAAAGACAGAGGCGCTATTCCTTTGGCAGGAAAAAAAGGCAAAGCTTGGTGGTACTCCAAAAGCAATGGTCGCTTTATCAGCAGCAGTTATTATTATCAAAATACGCCAAAGTGGGTCAAGGCTTGGAATAAATCAAACCCCACTAAAGCTTATGATCAACGCTACTGGAAGTTATTAAACGATAAAAAAAGTTATGTAAATGCTAAGCATGACGACCGCCACTGGGAAAACAACCCTTATGCTTTAGGGCGAACCTTCCCGCACTATTATGGTAAACAGTCGGCCCTAGGTTTTTATCCACGCTTAAGTTATAGCCCCGCAGGCGACGAGCTCACAAGCAAATTCAGCCAAGCCCTTATTGACAATGAACAACTTGGCCAACAAAAACAAACCGATTATTTAGCCATTAGCTTTTCATCAGCTGATTATATAGGCCACCAATTTGGCCCAAACAGCCTCGAAGCAGAAGACAACATATTAAGACTAGACCGCGTACTTGCAGAACTCTTAAATCATATAGACAAAAGCATTGGCTTAGAAAACACCCTTATTGTACTTAGCTCCGACCATGGTGTTGCTGACAACCCTAATGACCCTGAAGCCAAGAAAAAACAAGCTCGTTTTTTAAATATTGACCAAAAAACATTAGAGGCGCACCTAAACCCAATTAAACAACAGCACAAGATATCAGGCCCACTAATTAAGATATTCAACTCATCCCAAGTTTATTTAAGACCTGATATATATCAGAGTAATATTTATAAGCGCTTAGCCTTTGAAAAAGAGCTGGCTCTATCTCTTGCAGAAATAGACGGCATTGACAGCGCCTACAGCTATAAAGCTATTAATATGAAACAAGCGACAGGTATTGAAAGAGCCATTGGCCTTAACGACGCAAGCGGAAGATCAGGTGACATTCACCTTGTATTTGAAAAACACGCTTTCAATCAAAGCCCAGGGTATGTCGTTTCAGCTAACCATGGCTCTGTTTGGGATTACGATACACACATACCACTCATCTTTGTATCGCCGCTCTTAAAACCCAAGACAAACACAACGCGGGTGGAAAGTATTGATGTCGCACCGACTCTTGCAAAACTTTTAAAACTGCCAAAATTAAACAAAGCCAGCGGCCAAGCTTTATTTGAACTTAGCCACTAA
- a CDS encoding potassium channel family protein — translation MDFTISFLKMLYIFLSLLSPILIFLSVLILILAFIAGRREGWNFLNTIYWAAITATTVGYGDMRPLKKLSRMIAIAIAILGLMFTGVLVAATVSAATQSLDMHMSEQTIKQIKDKINEKALK, via the coding sequence ATGGACTTTACAATTAGCTTCCTAAAGATGCTTTACATCTTTTTATCCTTACTTTCACCCATCCTTATTTTTCTCTCGGTGCTTATTCTTATTCTGGCGTTTATAGCAGGAAGAAGAGAAGGCTGGAATTTTCTCAACACCATCTATTGGGCCGCCATTACCGCAACAACCGTAGGTTATGGTGATATGCGCCCGTTAAAAAAGCTATCTCGCATGATTGCGATTGCAATTGCAATCCTTGGTTTGATGTTTACAGGAGTACTAGTGGCAGCAACCGTAAGTGCCGCCACTCAATCTTTGGATATGCATATGAGCGAACAGACGATTAAACAAATCAAAGACAAGATCAACGAAAAAGCACTTAAATGA
- a CDS encoding S1C family serine protease, whose amino-acid sequence MYQRLTLVLLSLLLFIASNSHARDFSKVYAKVKDSVVTIHTTRIGQSQSVKGKVDTSSSGLGSGVLVRNGYILTAAHVVQSEDEIEVQLADKRRFKARTVSSVSFADLAVIKLEDAPKDLPQAKIGNSDNSHIGEEVFVIGSPYGVSQTLTIGHLSGRRNKQSPVDDFDLEFLQTDAPINQGNSGGPLFNVKGEVIGIVSHILSQSGGNEGLGFAASINMAKGLFLDHPPVWTGMTMLPLSEIMMNALNVPYKYGILVEHVAQHSLGHKLGVQGGTIPANIGGIKTTLGGDVIVAISQNHVNLDDDGIKDMWNYLRSLKPGDKIELNVIRQGQLLKLHTFID is encoded by the coding sequence ATGTACCAACGCCTCACCCTAGTATTACTTAGCCTGCTCTTATTTATTGCCAGTAATAGCCATGCTCGTGATTTCAGTAAAGTCTATGCCAAAGTGAAAGACAGCGTAGTCACCATCCATACCACTCGCATAGGGCAAAGCCAAAGCGTAAAAGGCAAGGTTGATACTAGCTCTTCAGGCTTGGGATCGGGAGTATTGGTGCGTAATGGTTACATACTCACCGCCGCTCACGTAGTGCAAAGCGAAGATGAGATTGAAGTCCAGTTGGCCGACAAACGTCGCTTCAAAGCTCGCACCGTTAGCTCTGTCTCTTTTGCTGATCTTGCCGTTATTAAACTTGAAGACGCCCCCAAGGATCTTCCCCAAGCTAAAATTGGCAACTCCGATAATAGCCATATTGGCGAAGAAGTTTTTGTCATTGGTTCGCCTTATGGGGTTAGCCAAACACTGACCATTGGCCACTTAAGTGGCCGCCGCAATAAACAAAGTCCAGTAGATGATTTTGACCTTGAGTTCCTACAAACCGATGCACCGATTAATCAGGGTAATAGTGGCGGCCCTTTGTTCAACGTAAAAGGCGAAGTCATCGGTATTGTTAGTCATATTTTAAGCCAAAGTGGCGGCAATGAAGGCCTTGGTTTTGCCGCTAGCATCAATATGGCTAAGGGTTTATTTTTAGACCATCCGCCCGTGTGGACCGGTATGACCATGCTGCCTTTGAGTGAAATAATGATGAATGCGCTCAATGTGCCTTATAAATATGGAATTTTAGTCGAGCACGTAGCCCAGCATAGCTTAGGCCACAAGCTTGGTGTGCAAGGCGGAACTATTCCAGCCAATATTGGTGGCATTAAAACCACCCTAGGTGGTGATGTGATTGTTGCTATAAGCCAAAACCATGTGAATTTGGATGACGATGGCATTAAAGACATGTGGAACTATCTTCGCAGTTTAAAACCGGGCGATAAAATTGAACTTAATGTTATTCGCCAAGGCCAGTTACTAAAGCTACACACCTTTATCGATTAA
- a CDS encoding glycoside hydrolase family 15 protein, translating into MNAQERLNQLYSEIKKVILSRQHPVTGLLPASTAVNAHGNYTDAWVRDNVYSILAPWALSVAFRRKGDKERQDELEQATIKLMRGLLQSMMRQADKVETFKHSLNPLDALHAKYDTSSGLCVVADDAWGHLQIDATSIFLLIMAQMTASGLRIVRTHDEVDFVQNLIYYISSAYRSPDYGIWERGNKINNGKTEINASSLGMAKAALQALDGLNLFGKGASARAVVHTVADSISLARNSLAQLLPRESLSKEVDSALLSVIGFPAFAVGDPELVTKTRDEILKKLGGRYGCKRFLWDGHQTAIEDPNRLYYEHSELADFEHVESEWPLFFCYLYINALFAGNKATAKFYRHKIESVMIEKEGTKLIPELYYLLEENIEAEKLDPGSQERVANENLPLVWAQSIYYTGLLLDEELIEYDDLDAIRLRGSTTRFNHSQVALVVLAENDEVKQALAEHGVIAESIDDISPIRVISAPHLVDAYSQVGANEALGLTGRPLRRLQSLATSQTYSINNQKCLCLSWLQSENGDYRMRDAQLVCDKLEKEIAHIRKHWVNSEAAVFTLMMTEELCQSSNVSALYKTLKNLQLRTQHTNVGYASASLAYRASRENQLYAPNICINPIRTRTESIPNISTGPKAVYEILSTEDKQQAYAALLDFAESKDLNEDDKQQWLNYIYAQSQYKNNWLLARLSFTLLNKQHSDLSDYLTVLAARHFSVIIGSTSQGEFGLNPTMSADEIVGCLSDVSNSAIELCLLQEAFAAIGTLQRTKPRLFTGLRSIHLQHLLKFCSAKSSDEWTLSSAVELGAQAPSQLFNRIEQILESQRSVYKAGLKSDIPNTSSNSENAAVDTDWFEWRVERGLIVNLDRAFLEAIWQSMGHTRSMSFAEANNKEHIIDCDLVRSSMTSGEEIFAKLIDDNIQQLHPHYYKSAMIEALLAFTRFCEKHPEAQFELGINLGEELEKAAHAFCSIERQRSPVSRDVDILLQETPEVLQYYLEKTYKKTLGLE; encoded by the coding sequence ATGAACGCTCAGGAACGCCTTAACCAACTCTATTCAGAGATTAAGAAAGTTATTTTAAGCCGTCAGCACCCTGTAACAGGCCTATTGCCTGCCAGTACAGCAGTCAATGCCCACGGTAACTATACCGACGCTTGGGTACGAGATAATGTTTATTCTATTCTTGCCCCTTGGGCCCTCAGTGTTGCTTTTCGGCGCAAAGGCGATAAAGAGCGCCAGGATGAGCTAGAACAAGCCACCATAAAATTAATGCGCGGCTTATTACAATCAATGATGAGGCAAGCTGATAAGGTTGAGACATTTAAGCACAGCCTTAACCCACTTGATGCTTTACACGCCAAATACGACACCAGTAGCGGTTTATGTGTTGTTGCTGATGATGCGTGGGGGCATTTACAAATCGATGCAACCTCCATCTTTTTATTAATCATGGCGCAAATGACAGCATCGGGCTTGCGCATCGTACGCACTCACGATGAAGTCGATTTTGTTCAAAATCTTATTTATTACATTTCCAGCGCTTATCGCAGCCCAGATTACGGTATTTGGGAGCGCGGCAATAAAATTAATAACGGTAAAACCGAAATTAACGCAAGCTCCTTAGGCATGGCCAAAGCTGCTTTACAGGCACTGGACGGCCTCAATCTTTTTGGCAAAGGCGCCTCTGCTCGTGCCGTTGTTCATACGGTTGCCGATTCCATCTCCCTAGCACGCAACAGTTTGGCTCAACTACTGCCACGTGAGTCGCTTTCAAAAGAGGTCGATAGCGCGCTTTTAAGTGTTATTGGCTTCCCAGCGTTTGCAGTTGGTGACCCTGAACTGGTCACTAAAACCCGGGATGAAATTCTTAAAAAGCTAGGCGGCCGCTATGGCTGTAAACGCTTTTTATGGGATGGTCACCAAACGGCCATTGAAGACCCCAACCGCCTCTATTATGAGCACTCGGAATTAGCTGATTTTGAACACGTAGAAAGCGAATGGCCGCTCTTTTTCTGCTACCTCTATATCAATGCACTGTTTGCAGGTAACAAAGCGACAGCTAAATTTTATCGCCATAAAATTGAATCGGTGATGATAGAAAAGGAAGGCACAAAGCTAATCCCAGAACTGTATTACCTGCTTGAGGAAAATATAGAGGCGGAGAAATTAGATCCTGGCTCACAGGAACGCGTAGCCAATGAAAACCTACCTTTAGTCTGGGCCCAAAGTATCTATTATACCGGCCTGCTACTCGACGAAGAGCTGATTGAATACGACGATTTAGACGCTATTCGTTTACGCGGCAGTACAACCCGCTTTAATCACTCTCAAGTGGCTCTGGTTGTACTTGCAGAAAATGATGAAGTAAAACAAGCCCTAGCTGAGCACGGTGTCATTGCAGAAAGCATTGATGATATCTCTCCGATTAGAGTTATTAGCGCTCCGCATCTTGTAGATGCTTATTCACAAGTGGGCGCCAATGAAGCCTTAGGCTTAACAGGGCGACCTCTACGCCGCTTACAGAGTTTGGCAACCTCACAAACCTACTCCATCAACAATCAAAAATGTTTATGCCTTAGCTGGTTGCAAAGTGAGAACGGTGATTACCGTATGCGTGATGCTCAGCTGGTATGTGACAAGCTCGAAAAAGAAATAGCCCATATCCGTAAACACTGGGTAAATTCTGAAGCTGCTGTATTCACTCTAATGATGACCGAAGAGCTCTGCCAAAGCAGTAATGTAAGTGCTCTTTATAAAACCCTGAAAAATCTGCAACTGCGCACCCAGCATACCAATGTAGGTTATGCCTCTGCGAGTTTGGCTTATCGGGCTTCACGTGAAAACCAGCTTTATGCCCCTAACATATGTATTAATCCTATTCGTACCCGCACTGAGTCCATACCAAATATAAGTACCGGGCCAAAAGCAGTTTATGAAATACTTAGCACAGAAGATAAACAACAGGCTTACGCAGCTTTACTCGACTTTGCTGAAAGCAAGGATTTAAACGAAGACGATAAGCAACAATGGCTTAACTATATTTATGCCCAAAGCCAATACAAAAATAACTGGCTGCTAGCACGCCTCTCTTTCACTCTATTGAACAAGCAACACTCGGATTTGTCGGACTACCTAACGGTACTGGCTGCACGCCATTTTTCCGTAATTATAGGTTCAACAAGCCAAGGAGAATTTGGTCTTAACCCAACAATGAGCGCAGATGAAATCGTCGGCTGCCTTAGCGACGTTAGTAACAGTGCTATTGAGCTGTGCCTATTACAAGAGGCCTTTGCAGCCATTGGCACCTTGCAGCGTACAAAGCCTCGCCTCTTTACCGGTTTACGATCTATTCACCTGCAGCATCTATTGAAATTCTGCAGCGCCAAATCGTCAGACGAGTGGACTCTAAGCTCAGCCGTGGAGCTCGGTGCACAGGCTCCGAGCCAACTCTTTAACCGAATCGAACAAATCCTCGAAAGCCAGCGCAGTGTCTATAAAGCCGGGCTGAAAAGTGATATTCCAAACACAAGTTCAAACTCAGAGAACGCCGCTGTCGATACAGACTGGTTTGAGTGGCGCGTAGAGCGCGGCCTCATTGTTAATTTAGATAGGGCCTTTCTGGAAGCGATTTGGCAAAGCATGGGGCATACACGCAGCATGAGTTTTGCTGAGGCAAACAACAAGGAGCATATTATAGATTGCGACTTGGTACGCAGTTCGATGACTAGCGGTGAAGAAATTTTCGCCAAGCTTATTGATGACAATATTCAACAGCTTCACCCTCACTACTATAAAAGTGCAATGATAGAAGCCTTGTTGGCTTTTACGCGCTTTTGTGAAAAGCACCCTGAAGCTCAGTTTGAACTCGGCATTAACCTAGGCGAAGAACTTGAAAAAGCTGCTCATGCCTTCTGCTCTATAGAGAGACAGCGCTCCCCTGTTTCTCGCGACGTAGATATTCTTCTGCAAGAAACACCTGAAGTGCTTCAATACTATCTTGAGAAAACATATAAAAAGACCCTAGGGCTTGAATAA
- a CDS encoding di-heme-cytochrome C peroxidase, with product MSRISILTSMISVFIAQHLRKLVLAVSFVALLMALTLAGGKLYQHIDRHPDRGAKAISQGAFTESYTTPVYLDQGWKRSDSLWFYNTTQGSNLLPYEMMLALEHGDNTQSFLADDNVDRWRYLPQVATIFNPDALPVGFVKDTYKGQAYLGLTCAACHTGQVNYQDKAIRIDGGPAMSNMSAFMAELEQALDATLNKPDKLERYLTKVLKKGAYKNAEQAQKDLELWHKIRRQYNIVNHSSLDYGYARLDAFGRIYNRVLQYIIDSDQLKRHLLSARNSDGSRMLTLQQVDQVMQGIDDSVVSRDEFMLVIDRLTAKGPNQVSLSMKQILRLRDQVFNEPNAPVSYPFLWDTAHSDYVQWNGIAKNAGAGPLGRNVGEVMGVFATLDWTASKPWYAPLNLPARASGQDSKREVIDFTSSVDPINLQRLELALKNLKSPLWPGDDSYLPNGEHGPLPKIDKALADKGQRLFVEYCQSCHQPIDRNNWDRKVVASMSALDRIGTDPAMAKNSVLYSGSSGNFKQTYQKTSVGTVIMPEQAPVAMILSAAAAGVVVTPDADKWWIRRQLDRLYLLAASFFQNDIEASVQSGDYQPSTTAQPFQNLLAYKARPLNGIWATAPYLHNGSVPTLYDLLLPVKREGDPDEGLYRPNHFVVGSREFDAKKVGFKSQGYDGSVFDTSLPGNFNSGHEYAAGRSPQLNGEVLPALNDQQRWALVEYMKTL from the coding sequence ATGAGCCGTATTTCCATACTCACTTCTATGATTTCTGTCTTTATTGCTCAACATTTACGCAAGCTTGTTTTGGCTGTGAGCTTTGTTGCTTTACTTATGGCTCTGACTCTCGCTGGCGGAAAGCTCTATCAGCATATCGATAGACATCCTGATAGAGGTGCTAAAGCAATTAGTCAGGGTGCTTTTACTGAGTCCTACACGACCCCCGTGTATTTAGATCAGGGTTGGAAGCGCTCAGACAGCTTGTGGTTTTACAATACGACTCAAGGTTCTAACTTACTGCCTTATGAGATGATGCTGGCGCTTGAGCATGGTGATAATACGCAGAGCTTTCTCGCTGATGATAATGTGGATCGTTGGCGCTACTTGCCTCAGGTGGCCACCATTTTTAACCCAGATGCGCTACCTGTAGGCTTTGTTAAGGACACATATAAGGGGCAGGCCTATTTAGGGCTGACCTGTGCAGCTTGTCACACGGGCCAAGTTAATTATCAAGATAAAGCCATTCGTATTGATGGCGGCCCTGCTATGTCAAATATGTCTGCTTTTATGGCCGAGTTAGAACAAGCTCTAGATGCGACTTTAAATAAACCGGACAAATTAGAGCGCTATCTAACGAAAGTGCTTAAAAAGGGCGCCTATAAAAATGCAGAGCAAGCTCAAAAAGATCTTGAGTTATGGCATAAGATTCGTCGTCAGTACAATATTGTTAATCACAGTTCCTTAGATTATGGCTATGCGCGGCTTGATGCTTTTGGTCGTATTTATAATCGAGTGCTGCAATACATTATCGATAGCGATCAGTTAAAGCGTCATTTGCTTTCGGCAAGAAATAGCGATGGTTCGCGTATGCTTACCTTGCAGCAAGTTGATCAAGTGATGCAGGGGATTGATGATTCGGTAGTGAGCCGAGATGAATTTATGCTGGTGATCGACCGCTTGACGGCCAAAGGTCCGAATCAAGTGTCTTTAAGCATGAAGCAAATTCTGCGTTTACGAGACCAAGTATTTAACGAGCCTAATGCGCCGGTTAGTTATCCCTTTTTATGGGATACCGCTCATTCCGATTATGTGCAATGGAATGGTATAGCTAAAAATGCTGGCGCGGGCCCTTTGGGGCGTAATGTGGGGGAGGTGATGGGGGTTTTTGCCACCCTGGATTGGACGGCAAGCAAGCCTTGGTATGCCCCACTTAATTTACCCGCTCGAGCTTCTGGGCAGGACAGTAAACGAGAAGTGATTGATTTCACGTCATCGGTTGACCCTATTAACCTGCAGCGTTTGGAGTTGGCTTTAAAGAATTTAAAATCACCTCTGTGGCCCGGAGACGATAGCTATCTGCCTAATGGTGAGCATGGACCTTTACCTAAGATCGATAAAGCTCTAGCGGATAAAGGTCAGCGTTTATTTGTTGAGTATTGTCAGAGTTGTCATCAGCCTATTGATCGTAATAATTGGGATCGAAAAGTTGTGGCTTCCATGTCGGCTCTGGATCGAATTGGTACTGATCCTGCGATGGCTAAAAACTCAGTCTTATACAGTGGCAGTTCAGGTAACTTTAAGCAAACCTATCAAAAAACATCGGTCGGCACCGTTATCATGCCCGAGCAAGCGCCGGTTGCTATGATCCTATCGGCGGCAGCGGCCGGCGTGGTAGTGACACCTGATGCGGATAAGTGGTGGATACGTAGGCAGCTAGATAGATTGTATTTACTTGCGGCTTCTTTCTTTCAAAATGATATAGAAGCGAGCGTACAAAGCGGCGATTATCAGCCGAGCACTACAGCTCAACCCTTTCAAAACCTCTTGGCTTATAAAGCTCGGCCCTTAAATGGCATTTGGGCTACCGCGCCTTATTTACACAACGGTTCCGTTCCTACGCTTTATGACTTATTACTGCCAGTTAAGCGTGAAGGCGATCCAGATGAAGGCTTGTACCGCCCTAATCATTTTGTTGTAGGCAGCCGTGAGTTTGATGCTAAAAAAGTAGGTTTTAAATCGCAAGGTTATGATGGCTCTGTATTTGATACGAGTTTGCCCGGCAACTTTAACAGTGGTCATGAATATGCCGCTGGGCGCAGCCCCCAGCTTAATGGTGAGGTCTTGCCAGCTTTGAATGACCAGCAGCGCTGGGCCCTTGTTGAGTATATGAAAACGCTCTAA
- the cynS gene encoding cyanase produces the protein MDKQTMTDVIVTKKTELGLTWEEMGAKTGLSPVWLASACLGMNSAPPEKAALITEYLGLGEDVKTALEAYPIKEWQQAVPTDPLIYRLYEVVGVYGETLKEVIQEKFGDGIMSAIDFSMEVDKIEDPKGDRVLLTLNGKFLPYKSW, from the coding sequence ATGGATAAGCAAACAATGACGGATGTGATTGTGACTAAGAAAACCGAGCTTGGTTTGACTTGGGAAGAGATGGGCGCAAAAACAGGCCTAAGCCCAGTTTGGTTGGCGTCGGCTTGCTTGGGCATGAATAGCGCTCCGCCAGAAAAAGCAGCCTTAATTACCGAGTATTTAGGCTTAGGTGAAGATGTTAAAACAGCTCTTGAGGCTTATCCAATTAAAGAATGGCAGCAAGCAGTACCTACCGACCCTTTAATTTATCGTTTATACGAGGTCGTGGGTGTTTATGGCGAAACCTTAAAAGAAGTGATTCAGGAAAAATTTGGTGACGGTATTATGAGCGCCATCGATTTCTCAATGGAGGTGGATAAAATTGAAGACCCTAAAGGAGACCGGGTGTTACTTACCTTAAATGGTAAGTTCTTGCCTTATAAAAGTTGGTAG
- a CDS encoding DUF6491 family protein, whose product MQKVFQLSLFVLLAASLSACTTSGDSSANSPNFGQLMSETTGQNGRACIRTRDIRGYGAENDKQININTMSKYYIATTLYSCHNLTMAPRALFESRFTEACGGTSYITTREGRCPIDKIFEFDNREQAFAAAKLVNDKLAQSKE is encoded by the coding sequence GTGCAAAAAGTATTTCAACTTAGTTTATTTGTTTTACTAGCTGCAAGCTTAAGCGCGTGTACTACAAGCGGTGATAGCAGCGCTAATAGCCCGAACTTTGGCCAGCTTATGTCAGAAACGACCGGGCAAAATGGCCGCGCTTGTATTCGCACTAGAGATATTCGCGGTTATGGGGCTGAGAACGACAAACAGATCAATATCAATACGATGTCGAAATACTATATCGCCACGACGTTATATAGCTGTCACAATTTGACTATGGCGCCACGTGCTTTGTTTGAAAGCCGCTTTACCGAAGCTTGTGGTGGAACCAGCTACATCACTACACGTGAAGGACGCTGCCCCATCGATAAGATCTTTGAATTTGATAATCGAGAACAAGCCTTTGCTGCAGCCAAGTTAGTTAATGACAAGCTTGCACAGAGTAAAGAATAA
- a CDS encoding TolC family outer membrane protein has translation MTLKQLFSARGINRNILRNASIAACLGLSAQFSTAEDLYYIYQQAVENDHEFKASQAAYQAGLEDSKLGRSALLPKINASANYTGSNRSVDGSESSTTQVLPSETDNTNSGYGISLVQPLFDMAAWQTYKAGKSTADVAEANYLSAQQELILRTAQAYFDILLAGDNYSTAIAEEDALKHQLEQTRQRFEVGLSAITEVHEAKAAYDNSVAEKLIAEGQLGISFEALEVLTGQSYQQIAPLKDNFAVSNPQPAARQAWVDRAIEGNPQLAAAEALAEASRRQAKQAKAGHYPVLSLNGNYASYNDDRETDFGYNSDLDSDDSSIGLTLTVPIYNGGAVSASRRQAEQQSIQAREQWLKAKRDVVQAARSQHLSVTTTVATVHAREQGIISTSSALEATQAGYSVGTRDLVDVLNAQQNLYQAKRNYYAALYTYIMSSLRLKGVAGMLTEQDLVQLNEWLNEAKPVLKTNS, from the coding sequence ATGACGCTCAAACAACTTTTTTCTGCTCGCGGTATCAACCGCAATATTCTACGCAACGCTAGCATCGCAGCTTGCTTAGGCCTCAGCGCTCAATTCAGCACAGCCGAAGATCTGTACTATATCTATCAGCAAGCAGTTGAGAATGACCACGAATTCAAAGCTTCCCAAGCCGCTTATCAAGCGGGCTTAGAAGACAGCAAACTAGGACGCTCAGCCCTACTGCCCAAGATCAATGCCAGCGCTAATTACACCGGCAGCAACAGAAGCGTTGACGGCAGTGAAAGCAGTACCACACAAGTGCTGCCCAGTGAAACCGACAATACCAATAGCGGTTATGGTATTAGCTTGGTTCAACCACTTTTTGATATGGCCGCATGGCAGACATACAAAGCGGGTAAGTCGACAGCGGATGTTGCTGAAGCGAACTACCTCTCAGCTCAGCAAGAATTGATCTTGCGCACCGCACAAGCCTATTTTGATATTTTGTTAGCTGGTGATAATTACTCTACGGCAATAGCAGAAGAGGACGCCCTTAAACATCAGCTTGAACAAACTCGCCAACGCTTTGAAGTTGGCTTAAGCGCAATCACAGAAGTACATGAAGCCAAAGCCGCTTACGATAACTCTGTCGCTGAAAAGCTGATTGCAGAAGGCCAGCTAGGTATTAGCTTTGAAGCCTTAGAAGTACTAACCGGTCAGAGCTATCAGCAGATTGCCCCTCTCAAAGATAACTTTGCCGTTAGCAACCCTCAACCCGCTGCTCGCCAAGCTTGGGTGGACCGAGCTATTGAAGGCAACCCTCAGTTAGCCGCAGCCGAGGCACTAGCCGAAGCCAGCCGTCGTCAGGCTAAGCAAGCCAAAGCAGGCCACTACCCTGTATTGAGCTTAAACGGCAACTATGCAAGCTATAACGACGATAGAGAAACCGACTTTGGTTATAACAGCGATCTAGACTCTGATGACAGTAGCATTGGCCTAACTTTAACTGTGCCTATCTATAATGGTGGCGCTGTCAGCGCCTCTCGAAGACAAGCCGAGCAACAGTCCATCCAAGCACGTGAGCAGTGGCTAAAAGCCAAACGAGACGTTGTTCAAGCTGCGCGCTCTCAACACTTAAGTGTGACAACCACCGTTGCAACCGTACATGCTCGTGAGCAAGGTATTATCTCTACCAGTAGCGCCTTAGAAGCGACCCAAGCGGGTTATAGCGTCGGTACCCGTGATCTTGTTGATGTCTTAAATGCCCAACAAAACTTGTATCAAGCCAAGCGAAATTATTACGCCGCGCTTTACACCTACATTATGAGTAGCTTGCGCCTTAAAGGTGTCGCCGGCATGTTAACAGAGCAAGATCTTGTGCAATTAAATGAATGGCTAAACGAAGCCAAGCCAGTATTAAAAACCAATAGCTAA